A region from the bacterium genome encodes:
- a CDS encoding glycoside hydrolase family 130 protein, translating to MAIHRNPRNPILTRHDVPAISPTLTDISSVFNPSAVKFDNKYLLLLRVQTRGRETRMMLAESEDGVRFIIQPRVIVFRGIERIPAKYYHVYDARITPIDDKYYIVFAIDFDSECRLGLAVTTDFVTFDFLDLISPDDSRNGVLFPERIADNFLLLERPNTVALSHGPVSGDTIVLSKSADMWNWQRTASVLQGRWHYWDERIGAGPAPVKTRHGWLLVYHGVATHFASANIYQAGVALLDLQRPQHVIARSRLNILEPRELYELIGQVPNVVFPSGLIVEQYDSEGYAIPSSEFKLYYGAADTVVGLLEGTVQDLLNACYEGVDDEL from the coding sequence ATGGCAATACACCGCAACCCCCGCAACCCAATCCTTACCAGACATGATGTACCGGCGATTTCGCCGACCTTGACCGATATATCGTCGGTGTTTAATCCCAGCGCGGTAAAATTTGATAATAAGTATTTACTGCTACTCCGGGTGCAAACCCGCGGCCGTGAAACTCGAATGATGCTGGCGGAGAGCGAAGATGGCGTTCGCTTCATTATCCAACCCCGGGTGATTGTTTTTCGAGGGATCGAACGGATCCCGGCGAAGTACTATCATGTATACGATGCGCGCATTACGCCAATCGACGATAAGTACTATATTGTTTTCGCCATCGACTTTGACTCCGAATGCCGATTAGGGCTTGCAGTAACGACCGATTTTGTTACGTTTGATTTCCTCGACCTGATTTCGCCGGATGACAGCCGCAATGGAGTCCTGTTTCCCGAGCGCATTGCGGATAATTTCCTATTGCTGGAACGACCCAATACTGTTGCCTTGTCGCACGGACCGGTGAGTGGCGATACCATTGTCCTTTCAAAATCGGCGGATATGTGGAATTGGCAGCGAACCGCCAGTGTGCTGCAAGGGCGTTGGCATTATTGGGATGAACGAATTGGCGCTGGACCTGCGCCGGTCAAAACGCGACACGGTTGGTTATTGGTGTATCATGGGGTTGCCACCCATTTTGCCAGTGCGAACATTTATCAAGCTGGCGTTGCATTATTAGATTTGCAGAGACCACAACACGTTATCGCACGCAGTCGCTTGAATATCTTGGAGCCACGCGAACTATATGAACTAATCGGACAAGTGCCCAACGTCGTGTTTCCATCAGGTCTCATCGTGGAGCAATATGATTCGGAAGGATATGCCATTCCATCGAGCGAGTTCAAATTATACTATGGTGCTGCCGATACGGTTGTCGGACTGCTGGAGGGAACGGTGCAGGATTTACTGAATGCTTGTTATGAAGGAGTAGACGATGAATTGTAG
- a CDS encoding endonuclease/exonuclease/phosphatase family protein — translation MKRYLKGSYLYLFMFASLVLVLQAHAVDDLRIMTYNLRYDNPGDSLDNWHFRKATIVSMVRFHQPQVFCTQEGLVHQLQYLDSNLTTYRRVGVGRDDGKEQGEFCAIFYDTTALELLALPGGKQPGKQTFGGTFWLSPTPDTISVGWDAVLPRIATYAMFHRKNTSTSFLVMNTHFDHIGVNARNESAQLLVQRSKQLCDSLGKILSQEIHQIVTGDFNSSPADFGYRVMTTSSNREQRAFYDSRVVTQQPPIGPEYTYYGFDPRADFHGERIDYIFVSNQIDVLRYATLTDYTSRASFPSDHLPVVVDVRFPVARK, via the coding sequence ATGAAACGATATCTCAAAGGTTCTTATCTATACCTTTTCATGTTCGCTTCGCTTGTGCTCGTTTTGCAAGCGCATGCCGTGGACGATCTTAGGATTATGACCTACAATCTTCGCTACGATAATCCCGGCGATAGCCTTGACAATTGGCATTTTCGCAAAGCAACCATCGTATCGATGGTCCGGTTTCATCAACCCCAAGTCTTTTGTACGCAAGAGGGATTAGTACATCAATTGCAGTATCTCGATTCCAACTTAACTACCTATCGCAGAGTTGGCGTCGGACGGGACGATGGTAAAGAGCAAGGCGAATTTTGCGCTATTTTCTACGATACAACTGCGCTGGAATTATTGGCGCTGCCCGGCGGCAAGCAACCCGGCAAGCAAACTTTTGGCGGCACCTTCTGGCTTTCGCCAACGCCCGATACGATTTCAGTCGGATGGGATGCCGTATTGCCGCGCATTGCAACCTATGCGATGTTTCACCGGAAAAACACATCGACTTCCTTCCTCGTAATGAATACCCACTTCGACCATATCGGAGTCAACGCTCGCAATGAAAGCGCCCAACTGCTCGTCCAACGGAGTAAGCAACTTTGTGATTCACTCGGAAAAATACTATCGCAAGAAATACATCAAATTGTAACTGGCGACTTCAACTCTTCCCCTGCAGATTTCGGGTACCGCGTGATGACAACGAGTTCTAACCGAGAGCAACGAGCATTTTACGATTCTCGAGTTGTTACGCAACAACCGCCCATCGGCCCGGAATACACTTACTACGGATTCGATCCGCGGGCGGATTTTCACGGCGAACGCATCGATTACATATTCGTTTCCAACCAAATCGATGTTCTTCGGTATGCGACGTTGACCGATTATACATCGCGGGCGAGTTTCCCCTCCGATCACTTACCAGTTGTTGTAGATGTCCGATTTCCGGTTGCTCGTAAGTAA
- the ygeW gene encoding knotted carbamoyltransferase YgeW, with protein MQAKQPNRLNVLKSLPTKFYNRDFLLTWEHTTDEIRTLLMTAEILRELHREGKSTRMFDTGLAISILRDQSTRTRFSFASAASALGLSLSELDEVKSQIAHGETVRETATMISFMTETIGIRDDMYLGEGNRYMREVASAIQESFDEGVLPQRPSVINLQCDIDHPTQSLADLAHLREHFGSLENLAGKKITMSWAHSPSYGKPLSVPQGIIGLMTRFGMQVTLAHPPGYDLLPEVIALAHQQATESGGTFAVSNSMKASFEGADIVYPKSWAPYEVMKRRTTLLQKGDKDGLKKLEKECLAENARFRTWECTESLMKKTNNGAALYMHCLPADISSVSCERGEVSASVFNRYRLDTYREAGWKPFVIAAMILLTRSPEPVAVLSSLLKKGTMRKGIL; from the coding sequence ATGCAAGCCAAACAACCGAACCGCCTGAATGTATTGAAATCGCTGCCAACCAAGTTTTACAATCGCGACTTTCTTTTGACGTGGGAGCACACCACCGACGAAATCCGCACGTTACTGATGACGGCGGAAATTCTGCGAGAGCTGCATCGCGAAGGAAAATCGACCCGGATGTTCGATACCGGGCTCGCGATTTCGATTCTTCGTGACCAATCGACTCGCACTCGATTTAGTTTTGCCTCGGCAGCCAGCGCTTTAGGATTGTCGCTCTCGGAACTTGACGAGGTTAAGTCGCAAATTGCCCATGGCGAAACCGTGCGCGAAACCGCAACCATGATTTCCTTCATGACCGAAACCATCGGTATCCGCGATGATATGTATCTCGGCGAAGGAAACCGATACATGCGAGAAGTTGCGTCGGCAATTCAAGAATCGTTTGACGAGGGAGTGTTGCCGCAGCGCCCGAGTGTAATCAACCTTCAATGCGACATTGATCATCCCACACAATCCCTTGCCGATTTGGCGCATCTTCGCGAACATTTCGGTTCCTTGGAAAATCTCGCTGGTAAGAAAATAACAATGTCGTGGGCGCATTCTCCGAGTTACGGCAAGCCGCTCTCGGTGCCGCAGGGCATTATCGGATTGATGACGCGCTTCGGGATGCAGGTAACCTTAGCGCATCCGCCGGGATATGATTTACTGCCGGAAGTAATCGCATTAGCCCATCAACAAGCCACAGAATCCGGTGGAACATTCGCGGTTAGCAATAGCATGAAAGCATCGTTTGAAGGCGCCGATATTGTCTATCCGAAATCGTGGGCGCCTTACGAAGTGATGAAACGCCGGACGACCTTGCTACAAAAAGGTGACAAAGATGGTCTTAAAAAATTGGAAAAAGAGTGTTTAGCGGAGAACGCTCGTTTCCGCACCTGGGAATGTACCGAATCGTTGATGAAGAAAACGAACAACGGCGCTGCGCTTTATATGCATTGCCTGCCGGCCGACATCTCCAGCGTCAGTTGCGAACGCGGTGAAGTGTCTGCCAGTGTGTTTAACCGCTATCGCTTGGATACCTACCGCGAAGCGGGATGGAAACCGTTCGTGATTGCAGCGATGATTTTACTCACCCGCTCACCGGAACCGGTTGCGGTGTTATCGTCGCTATTGAAAAAAGGCACGATGCGGAAAGGAATTCTATAA
- a CDS encoding (2Fe-2S)-binding protein, with the protein MQINVNGKRFIVDEQYRNRNLLDWLRNDLLLTGTKDGCGAGFCGSCSIIIDGNIEKACQLTLSEVAGKAILTIEGLSEPNGALHPLQQAFIDHGAVQCGYCIPGMILTAHVFLQKEPSPTREAIRKAISPNLCRCTGYQQIVDAIEAASESYQ; encoded by the coding sequence ATGCAGATTAACGTCAATGGAAAACGATTCATCGTCGATGAACAGTACAGAAATCGCAACCTACTTGATTGGCTCCGTAACGACCTATTGTTGACCGGCACGAAAGATGGCTGTGGCGCCGGGTTTTGCGGTAGCTGCTCCATAATCATCGACGGCAACATCGAAAAAGCCTGCCAACTAACGCTTAGTGAGGTTGCTGGAAAAGCGATCCTTACCATCGAGGGGCTGTCCGAGCCCAACGGAGCACTGCATCCACTGCAACAAGCGTTCATCGATCATGGCGCAGTGCAATGTGGATACTGCATTCCGGGCATGATTCTAACTGCCCATGTCTTTTTACAAAAAGAGCCGTCGCCGACTCGCGAAGCGATTCGCAAGGCGATTTCGCCGAATTTATGTCGCTGCACCGGCTATCAACAGATTGTCGATGCCATCGAAGCCGCTTCGGAATCTTACCAATAA
- a CDS encoding nucleotidyltransferase family protein encodes MTFAAIILAAGSGSRFGIPKAQAQLNGKSFLATVASLFRDANIQPIVVVASPEINDWAIREVPTCQIVCNPAPARGMVSSVICGLQALPPCEAFFFTPVDHPFVQAKTISTMMSEFERTGTGIVKPTYRNQTGHPILLPYRAQTLLMECDLAMPLNEVILSSSIPVWRIEVDDPGIVKNVNTLDDL; translated from the coding sequence ATGACTTTTGCAGCGATCATATTAGCGGCAGGGAGTGGCAGCCGGTTCGGCATCCCGAAAGCGCAAGCGCAACTGAATGGTAAAAGTTTTCTGGCGACGGTTGCGAGTCTGTTTCGTGATGCGAATATTCAACCTATTGTCGTGGTTGCATCGCCTGAGATAAATGATTGGGCGATTCGCGAGGTTCCCACGTGTCAGATCGTTTGTAATCCCGCTCCGGCGCGGGGAATGGTTTCATCGGTGATTTGCGGATTGCAGGCGCTTCCCCCCTGCGAGGCGTTTTTTTTTACGCCGGTCGATCATCCGTTTGTCCAAGCAAAAACAATATCGACGATGATGAGCGAATTCGAACGAACGGGAACTGGGATCGTTAAGCCAACTTACCGGAACCAAACGGGACATCCGATTCTGCTGCCTTATCGAGCGCAAACGTTACTAATGGAATGCGATCTCGCAATGCCGCTAAACGAAGTAATCCTCAGTTCATCGATACCTGTGTGGCGAATCGAGGTAGACGATCCGGGCATCGTGAAAAATGTAAATACATTGGACGACCTATGA
- a CDS encoding XdhC/CoxI family protein, which translates to MSNRNVSLEIHQRIVDAYKASESLWLLTVVASDGSTPAKAGMRELVYRDGNTFGTIGGGAIEKMAIDRVLQEQPSTVSNWSFDLGKISDDSAKTGMICGGALVVMVEPIGAGEHLYIFGGGHCAVALSALAPTVGFCVTVIDNRPEWANRERHPHASQTIVKDYSQVSQLKLAANAFAIVMTHGHTHDETVLRQLLAFPLQFIGVIGSESKVQTMFHRMMESGVARTELERVYSPIGLPTGSHTPQEIAISILAQLLAVRNGMKKIEINPNPLLSPTRLP; encoded by the coding sequence ATGAGTAACCGCAATGTTTCCTTAGAAATTCATCAAAGAATTGTCGATGCGTACAAAGCTTCCGAGTCGTTGTGGTTGTTGACTGTGGTTGCTTCCGATGGATCGACTCCGGCAAAAGCCGGGATGCGGGAGTTAGTGTATCGAGACGGCAATACTTTTGGAACGATTGGCGGTGGTGCGATCGAGAAAATGGCGATCGACCGCGTTCTGCAAGAGCAACCGAGCACCGTATCGAATTGGAGCTTTGACTTAGGGAAAATTTCGGATGACAGTGCCAAGACGGGGATGATATGTGGTGGAGCATTGGTTGTTATGGTGGAACCAATCGGCGCCGGAGAGCATTTGTACATTTTTGGTGGAGGCCATTGTGCAGTTGCATTGTCGGCGCTTGCGCCTACGGTCGGATTTTGTGTAACCGTGATCGACAATCGTCCGGAGTGGGCGAATCGTGAACGTCATCCCCATGCTTCTCAAACAATTGTCAAAGATTATTCGCAAGTATCGCAGCTGAAGCTCGCAGCCAATGCGTTTGCGATTGTAATGACCCACGGTCATACGCACGATGAAACGGTGCTTCGACAATTGCTGGCATTTCCATTGCAATTTATCGGTGTAATCGGCAGCGAATCGAAGGTGCAGACCATGTTTCATCGCATGATGGAGAGTGGAGTCGCTCGCACCGAATTGGAACGCGTATATTCGCCTATCGGCTTACCGACTGGTTCTCACACCCCTCAGGAAATCGCGATTAGCATTCTCGCACAATTGTTAGCGGTAAGGAACGGGATGAAAAAAATTGAAATCAACCCGAATCCGTTGTTATCGCCGACTCGACTCCCGTAA
- a CDS encoding carbohydrate-binding family 9-like protein, with the protein MNCSKYLRLSMVLTVCALLCTTSFTRAEDLPKKFPVPLISYIPQQYVCYRSQTPIVIDGALDEVDWSAASWTSDFTDIEGSSRITPRFQTKVKMLWDEEYFYIAAWLQEPQLWATYDKRDMVIFHENDFEVFIDPDGDTHQYYEFEMNALNTVWDLLLIKPYRDGGPAVNAWDIAGLKTAVKLFGTINQPADIDSAWTLEIAFPWKVLSECAHRNSPPKDGDQWKVNFSRVQWRTESIGSGYKKSLDPMNGKQYPEDNWVWSPQGLVNMHYPEMWGVVQFSTNQVGTAKASIRENPDEKTLWQLRQVYYWQRNRQESQRPFSDNLETLKHPSAAGAKAYITNSGFEVTIPAADSTWIWHIDETGRTWQTRK; encoded by the coding sequence ATGAATTGTAGTAAGTACCTCCGATTGTCAATGGTTCTTACAGTGTGCGCTTTGTTGTGTACAACGAGTTTCACCAGAGCGGAAGACCTACCGAAAAAATTCCCTGTACCTCTGATATCTTACATTCCCCAACAATACGTTTGTTACCGTTCGCAAACTCCAATCGTTATCGATGGGGCACTTGACGAAGTGGACTGGTCCGCCGCTTCTTGGACAAGCGACTTTACCGATATCGAGGGGAGTAGCCGGATAACGCCACGCTTTCAAACAAAAGTAAAAATGTTGTGGGACGAGGAGTATTTCTACATCGCTGCATGGCTGCAAGAACCTCAACTCTGGGCGACTTACGACAAACGCGACATGGTCATTTTCCACGAGAACGATTTTGAAGTGTTCATCGACCCCGATGGCGACACCCACCAATACTATGAATTTGAAATGAATGCGTTGAATACGGTTTGGGACTTGCTATTAATCAAACCCTACCGCGATGGTGGTCCAGCGGTCAACGCATGGGATATTGCCGGATTGAAGACCGCCGTAAAACTGTTCGGAACGATCAATCAACCGGCGGATATTGATTCCGCTTGGACATTGGAGATCGCTTTTCCGTGGAAAGTGCTGAGTGAATGTGCCCATCGCAATTCTCCACCGAAAGATGGCGATCAATGGAAAGTGAACTTCTCTCGCGTGCAATGGCGAACGGAATCGATTGGCAGCGGTTACAAAAAATCACTCGATCCGATGAATGGCAAGCAATACCCGGAAGATAACTGGGTCTGGTCACCACAAGGTCTCGTTAATATGCATTATCCCGAGATGTGGGGTGTCGTACAGTTTTCCACCAATCAGGTTGGAACGGCGAAGGCATCGATTCGCGAGAATCCTGACGAAAAGACATTGTGGCAGCTTCGCCAAGTGTACTATTGGCAACGCAACCGGCAGGAATCCCAACGACCGTTTTCCGATAATCTCGAAACGTTGAAACACCCATCCGCCGCAGGTGCAAAGGCTTATATCACCAATTCCGGATTTGAAGTAACCATTCCAGCCGCCGATTCCACTTGGATTTGGCACATCGACGAAACTGGTAGAACTTGGCAAACGCGAAAGTAA
- a CDS encoding pyridoxal-phosphate dependent enzyme — MSSKIVRRIDPEVRARTIERCRKHNILIPTFQQLRHPETISPAIVAKLKKVGLWDVHPLNLFRISWKNDIVSGGYGAVNAIELPSELTGVRAKIIGLVGKYFPTGAHKVGAAFGCLVPRLVSGEFDPDNQKAVWPSTGNYCRGGAFDCALLDCTAIAILPEEMSKERFDWLREIGAEVIATPGCESNVKEIYDKCAELRTDSHNVIFNQFEEFGNPIFHYNITGPALEEALMSRYPKNRVAAFISATGSAGTIAAGDYLKSIYRDTKIVATEALQCPTIYRNGFGAHRIEGIGDKHIPWVHNVRNTDAVAAIDDADCMALLRLFNEPAGREELLQVGIPETTINNLPLLGISSICNLLAAIKTAKYFEYDENDTIVTVFTDSAEMYQSRLQELTASDGAYQSRNAIADYVAALQRQRIDAFRELNYYDRKAVHNLKYYTWVEQQGKSVEELNAQWNPEYWKELFEEEIVEFDRMIEEFNYDTRLTYER; from the coding sequence ATGTCGTCGAAAATTGTTCGCCGTATCGATCCGGAAGTGCGCGCTCGTACTATCGAGCGTTGTCGAAAACACAATATCTTGATTCCAACATTCCAGCAATTGCGTCACCCGGAAACGATTTCTCCTGCCATTGTGGCGAAGCTGAAGAAAGTTGGGTTGTGGGACGTTCACCCGTTGAATCTCTTTCGCATCTCTTGGAAAAACGATATCGTGAGTGGCGGATACGGCGCAGTCAATGCGATAGAATTACCATCCGAGCTAACCGGAGTGCGGGCAAAAATTATCGGACTGGTCGGAAAGTACTTTCCTACCGGAGCGCACAAAGTCGGTGCCGCGTTTGGTTGCTTGGTGCCGCGACTGGTTTCGGGTGAATTCGATCCCGATAATCAAAAAGCGGTGTGGCCTTCGACCGGAAACTACTGTCGGGGTGGTGCGTTCGATTGTGCGTTACTCGATTGTACGGCGATTGCCATTTTACCCGAAGAGATGTCGAAGGAGCGATTCGATTGGCTGCGGGAGATTGGTGCGGAAGTTATTGCAACACCCGGATGCGAATCGAATGTGAAAGAAATTTACGATAAATGCGCCGAGCTGCGCACTGATTCTCACAATGTCATTTTTAATCAATTTGAAGAATTCGGAAATCCGATCTTTCATTACAACATAACCGGCCCGGCGTTGGAAGAAGCGCTCATGAGCCGGTATCCGAAGAATCGCGTAGCGGCGTTTATCTCTGCGACGGGTTCAGCGGGAACGATTGCTGCTGGCGATTACCTGAAATCCATCTATCGCGATACGAAAATTGTCGCAACCGAAGCGTTGCAATGCCCGACAATATATCGCAACGGTTTTGGCGCGCATCGCATCGAAGGAATCGGCGACAAGCACATTCCGTGGGTTCATAACGTTCGCAATACCGACGCTGTTGCAGCCATCGATGATGCTGATTGTATGGCGCTGCTACGGTTGTTCAACGAGCCAGCGGGTCGCGAAGAGTTGTTGCAAGTTGGAATTCCGGAAACCACTATCAACAATCTGCCGTTATTGGGAATCTCGAGTATTTGTAATTTGCTCGCTGCTATAAAAACCGCGAAATATTTCGAGTACGACGAGAACGATACCATTGTGACGGTGTTTACGGACTCCGCAGAAATGTATCAATCGCGATTGCAAGAGTTAACCGCGTCCGATGGTGCGTATCAAAGTCGTAATGCGATTGCCGATTATGTTGCCGCATTGCAGCGGCAGCGCATCGACGCCTTCCGCGAATTGAACTATTACGACCGGAAAGCGGTTCATAACCTGAAATATTATACGTGGGTCGAGCAGCAAGGTAAATCGGTGGAAGAGCTGAATGCGCAATGGAATCCCGAATACTGGAAGGAACTTTTTGAGGAGGAAATCGTTGAGTTTGATCGCATGATTGAGGAATTCAATTACGATACGCGACTTACTTACGAACGATGA
- a CDS encoding sodium:solute symporter, with amino-acid sequence MILTPLDWSIVIFVFVIMLAGLFASRTHMRSVADFLSAGRSAGRYIIAVSSGVAGLGAITVVGNFEMNLLAGFSMSWWGMTMGIVVLFATVAGWVIYRFRQTRCLTLAQFFEIRYNRSFRIFTGIVAFVAGIINMGIFPAVEARFFLYFCGFPQTFELFGVEWSTFAFLMVGIISLALWFVFSGGQVAVIVADFLQGVFVNIAMVVIVLYFVFTIDWTMLEEALKMAPANQSMINPFHTSNVKDFNLWYFLIGVVGFLYSAMSWQGTQGYNSSAENAHEAKMAGVVGLWRGMPQNVMLAFIPIVAFMVLNHPAFSALAATIADQLRGVSTEAVRSQLKVPLVLQHLLPNGLIGAFAALMLCASITTINSYLHSWGSILVQDVILPIRKRPFETKQHLLILRLSILFVAIFIFFFSLLFKQTQYIFLFFAITGAIFAGGSGAVIIGGLYWKYGTAAAAWAAMLTGSAISVAGIIIHQYIEDFFINGQEFWGLSMFFSAAVFVIVSLLGKRKPYNFDKLFHRGQYAIPGEENAEPVAQRGWKVLGMGKEFTRGDRIIYIVNYVWTFAWFGVFIYGTIYNLSHEVSDSGWMTFWKIQLAINIGLAVVTVFWFTFGGFKDMGRMFKTLKNRKLDHTDDGFIRESNEKNEA; translated from the coding sequence ATGATTTTGACGCCCTTGGATTGGAGCATTGTCATCTTCGTATTTGTTATCATGCTTGCCGGGTTGTTTGCCAGTCGCACTCACATGCGTAGTGTTGCCGACTTTTTATCGGCAGGAAGATCCGCCGGCAGATATATCATCGCTGTATCGAGTGGAGTTGCCGGGCTTGGCGCGATTACCGTAGTCGGAAATTTCGAGATGAATTTGCTTGCCGGTTTTTCGATGAGTTGGTGGGGTATGACGATGGGAATCGTTGTATTGTTCGCTACGGTTGCCGGTTGGGTGATCTACCGCTTCCGGCAAACGCGCTGCTTAACGCTTGCCCAATTCTTTGAGATCCGTTACAATCGAAGCTTTCGGATATTCACTGGCATCGTCGCCTTTGTTGCCGGGATCATCAATATGGGAATTTTTCCGGCGGTTGAAGCGCGATTCTTTCTCTACTTCTGCGGTTTTCCACAAACGTTTGAGTTGTTTGGAGTTGAATGGTCGACTTTTGCTTTCCTAATGGTTGGTATCATCTCGCTTGCGCTCTGGTTTGTGTTTTCTGGCGGGCAGGTAGCGGTGATTGTTGCCGACTTTTTACAGGGTGTCTTCGTTAATATTGCAATGGTTGTCATCGTATTGTACTTCGTCTTTACCATTGATTGGACAATGTTAGAAGAAGCGTTGAAGATGGCTCCTGCCAACCAATCGATGATCAACCCCTTTCACACCAGTAATGTAAAAGACTTCAATTTGTGGTATTTCCTGATTGGTGTGGTCGGATTTTTGTACAGTGCCATGTCGTGGCAAGGGACACAGGGTTACAACTCGTCCGCCGAGAATGCACACGAAGCTAAAATGGCGGGCGTCGTCGGATTATGGCGGGGGATGCCGCAAAATGTAATGCTTGCTTTCATTCCCATCGTCGCATTTATGGTTTTGAATCATCCAGCTTTTTCTGCACTCGCTGCAACCATCGCCGATCAATTGCGCGGCGTCAGCACTGAGGCAGTTCGCAGTCAATTGAAAGTACCATTAGTCTTGCAGCACTTATTGCCGAATGGCTTAATCGGTGCGTTTGCGGCATTGATGTTGTGCGCTTCTATCACGACGATAAATAGTTATCTCCATTCATGGGGCAGCATTCTTGTACAGGACGTGATACTACCGATTCGTAAACGTCCGTTCGAGACTAAGCAACACTTGTTGATCCTCCGACTCTCGATACTTTTTGTCGCAATCTTCATCTTCTTCTTTAGTCTGCTGTTCAAACAAACCCAATACATTTTCCTCTTCTTCGCTATTACCGGTGCAATTTTTGCCGGCGGTTCCGGTGCAGTAATTATCGGCGGTCTCTACTGGAAATACGGTACTGCAGCAGCGGCTTGGGCGGCAATGTTAACTGGTTCCGCAATTTCCGTCGCTGGTATCATCATTCATCAGTACATCGAAGATTTCTTCATCAACGGTCAGGAATTCTGGGGACTGTCGATGTTTTTCTCGGCGGCGGTTTTTGTCATCGTGTCGCTGTTAGGGAAACGAAAGCCTTATAACTTCGATAAACTATTCCACCGCGGACAATATGCAATTCCCGGTGAAGAAAATGCTGAGCCGGTTGCGCAGCGCGGTTGGAAAGTTCTGGGAATGGGAAAAGAGTTTACCCGCGGCGATCGCATCATCTACATTGTAAACTATGTTTGGACATTCGCGTGGTTCGGCGTTTTCATCTACGGGACGATCTACAATTTGAGTCATGAGGTATCCGATTCCGGTTGGATGACTTTCTGGAAAATTCAGTTGGCAATCAATATCGGATTAGCAGTAGTAACGGTCTTCTGGTTTACCTTCGGCGGTTTTAAGGATATGGGGAGAATGTTCAAAACCTTAAAGAATAGAAAACTCGATCATACCGATGACGGTTTCATCCGCGAATCGAATGAGAAAAACGAAGCGTAA